A region of Pseudoalteromonas aliena SW19 DNA encodes the following proteins:
- a CDS encoding DNA repair ATPase yields the protein MTDSTQHALEQGSYDLIKRRLNNFGATLKTQTDTVNSQRISEFGSTELKVKGRVRARTEQNCTPRDIIIVGDKVIFAYNVFLGLKKETSIEDVFSVQKLVQQDDHFEIEPYPESTLFLTDTRFIRDFEELYTYYKQTRLQHLYQQNGKLFALFQIGEKLSDVRVFRWEIHPDNTINYIDNRGERDIKHAHDYDFEWQKTDRSDHVEGRHGHINIVDKVFVETIGGTLTIKIENSTETGEGIHEEPVEDKNQSLADSEVEYAQVGDLILLKILPYREKQWRYFIYNSRTQQVMRQDAIGSACVTLPEDHGIIFPGGYYLQSGQARSFEEQIDELEFHRQIKSPNGEDVLYVFYEPSEGRYALFAYNIIDKNLQNPIYCHGYGIYNDGLTLIFKADKEQAERVHPIQIWQSPFVSAEFAANAPALTSFFGKIGNPDLVRGISDLYSVCKAINEQSPSLFHYEDMIALSRNIFDRYHWLNEGEFSEIAQSLHSIYETAEQVLDEFEKVTEIQNKAKQALADITAQYKDVTREVRPDSFKAVPQFVSAIDALKVLKGQIISLEDIKYIDVNALNELQVEVDGHLSNVSKATAAFLQQSTALEPYHKKLKELEELSAKSESVSELKAYITELDKQSVELDLLNHTMLDLDIDDSRVRTQILEDISGVYALVNRAKAGIEIRQKSLGSVEAKAEFAARFKLFSQSITNALNNAKTPEACDEQLSRLLIQLEELESQFSDFDEYLSEIIAKRDDVYESFEAHKQSLIDARQRRALNLANAAERILQGVNRRAQSFSELDALNTYFAADPMISKLRALTQELKDIGDEIRADDIQSKLKASKDQGIRSLRDKQDIFTDGGNTVSIGKHAFSVNKQLLDLTLLPRDEQLMLHLTGTDYFEPITDEASVKTLAQSRHLWQQVLVSENTDIYRGEYLAAQILLACENSEHPLTFAKLQQAKNENTLLNTVQKFAEPRYQEGYEKGIHDHDATAIIDSLLNQKNTLDLLIYPVSCRVAAQLYSAQLSSEQLSTFYYQAKNALLMEQHFGAISFTTSLSTQLGDFIAEFLKSIPKLCKHFSDLSSELSAAYLVKQLAQQSSADEHLFIISQQAKNLAVQFTSDANSKGYNSELTKANTTINSTDECALLYLSWLNAYSLQHSKISTVVQAEAANYLHLSATTSFKYRVLDVTPDNLVTGLMGQHKQIQDQILHVDYAAFYARTRAYITQQVPAFEQYHTLRSEILAQQKERLQLDEFKARPLSSFVRNQLINKVYFPIIGDNLAKQIGSAGKNKRTDLMGMLLLISPPGYGKTTLVEYVANRLGLTFVKVNCPSIGHDQVSLDPAQAINATAEKEIAKINQSFEMGNNVMLYLDDIQHTNPEFLQKFISLCDGSRRIDGVWNGKSKTYDLRGKKFAVVMAGNPYTESGESFKIPDMLANRADIYNLGDTLAGCEKEFAMSFIENALTSNTALAPLANRNMDDLYKFVRMCEGEDIPLNELEYGYSQAEANEIKAVISKLITIRDTVLKVNAQYIASAAQDNNYRTEPAFKLQGSYRNMNKMAEKVVAAMNDEELENLICDHYRGEAQTLSKGSEENLLKLGELRGTVTAQEQARFDKIKSDFVRLNKLDGAGSPVMMAVEQMGYLHESLEGIANKLSKGNLSYDYSESLGAMSENLTHLDSHNGLNALNETLSNGFNHTPDKNSFAQLIEVIEKSSHQSQLSELNQTLCANNANQAIAMLGQQLNELIALNDNKAQMKALVQAITDNNVQQQLTKLVQAWSGKQ from the coding sequence ATGACGGACTCAACACAACATGCTTTAGAGCAGGGATCTTACGACTTAATTAAACGCCGTTTAAATAACTTTGGCGCAACGTTAAAAACACAAACCGATACCGTAAACAGCCAACGTATTAGCGAATTTGGTAGTACAGAATTAAAAGTAAAAGGGCGTGTTCGTGCACGCACCGAGCAAAATTGTACGCCACGGGATATTATTATTGTGGGTGACAAAGTTATTTTTGCTTACAACGTGTTTTTAGGCCTAAAAAAAGAAACCTCGATTGAAGATGTGTTTAGTGTGCAAAAGCTGGTTCAGCAAGATGACCACTTTGAAATTGAGCCTTATCCTGAGTCTACATTATTTTTAACTGATACCCGCTTTATTCGTGATTTTGAAGAGTTATACACTTACTACAAACAAACTCGTTTGCAGCACTTATATCAACAAAATGGTAAATTATTTGCGCTATTTCAGATAGGCGAAAAGCTCTCGGATGTACGTGTTTTTAGATGGGAAATACACCCAGATAACACCATAAATTACATCGATAATCGGGGTGAGCGAGATATAAAACACGCTCACGATTATGATTTTGAATGGCAGAAAACAGACCGCAGTGATCACGTTGAAGGGCGTCACGGACACATTAATATTGTCGATAAAGTGTTTGTTGAAACCATTGGTGGCACGCTAACAATAAAAATAGAAAATAGCACTGAAACAGGTGAAGGCATTCACGAAGAGCCCGTTGAAGATAAAAACCAGTCCCTTGCCGATAGTGAGGTTGAGTATGCCCAAGTAGGTGATTTGATCCTGCTAAAAATACTTCCTTATAGAGAAAAACAGTGGCGTTACTTTATTTATAACAGCCGCACACAACAAGTTATGCGCCAAGATGCCATTGGTAGCGCTTGTGTAACCTTACCAGAAGATCACGGTATTATTTTTCCTGGTGGTTATTATTTACAATCGGGTCAAGCTCGCTCGTTTGAAGAACAGATTGATGAGCTAGAGTTTCATAGGCAAATAAAGTCACCCAATGGTGAAGATGTACTGTATGTTTTTTATGAGCCAAGCGAAGGCCGCTATGCTTTATTTGCCTACAATATTATTGATAAAAACCTACAGAACCCAATTTACTGCCATGGTTATGGCATTTATAACGATGGTTTAACCCTTATTTTTAAAGCCGATAAAGAACAAGCCGAGCGTGTACATCCTATTCAAATTTGGCAAAGCCCCTTTGTATCTGCAGAGTTTGCAGCGAATGCCCCTGCATTGACCAGCTTTTTTGGCAAAATCGGTAACCCTGATTTAGTACGCGGCATTTCCGACCTTTACAGTGTGTGTAAGGCAATTAACGAGCAAAGTCCGAGTCTGTTTCATTACGAAGATATGATTGCGCTAAGCCGTAATATTTTTGACCGTTATCATTGGCTTAATGAAGGCGAGTTTAGCGAAATAGCACAAAGCCTGCATAGTATTTATGAGACCGCCGAGCAAGTACTTGATGAGTTTGAAAAAGTAACCGAAATACAAAATAAAGCAAAACAGGCTTTAGCTGATATAACCGCGCAATATAAAGACGTAACCCGCGAAGTTCGTCCCGATAGTTTTAAAGCGGTGCCTCAGTTTGTGAGTGCAATTGACGCGTTAAAGGTGTTAAAGGGTCAAATTATTAGCCTTGAAGACATTAAGTACATAGATGTTAACGCGCTAAATGAGTTACAAGTAGAGGTTGATGGGCACCTTAGTAACGTAAGCAAAGCGACAGCGGCCTTTTTACAGCAATCTACAGCACTTGAACCGTACCATAAAAAGCTAAAAGAGCTTGAAGAGTTAAGTGCTAAAAGTGAAAGTGTTAGCGAGCTTAAAGCTTATATCACAGAACTAGATAAGCAAAGTGTTGAACTTGATTTACTCAATCATACTATGCTTGATTTAGACATTGATGATAGCCGTGTACGAACCCAAATATTAGAAGATATTAGCGGTGTTTATGCCTTAGTTAATAGGGCCAAAGCGGGAATTGAAATTCGTCAAAAAAGTTTAGGTAGTGTTGAAGCAAAGGCTGAATTTGCAGCACGCTTTAAACTGTTTTCACAAAGCATTACCAACGCGCTAAATAACGCCAAAACTCCTGAAGCGTGTGATGAGCAACTGTCTCGCTTGCTTATTCAACTTGAAGAACTTGAGTCGCAATTTAGTGATTTTGACGAATATCTTAGCGAAATTATAGCTAAGCGCGATGATGTTTATGAAAGCTTTGAAGCGCATAAACAAAGTTTAATTGATGCCCGTCAACGCCGAGCCCTTAATCTGGCTAATGCTGCAGAGCGGATACTGCAAGGTGTTAATCGTCGAGCGCAAAGCTTTAGTGAATTAGATGCGTTAAATACCTACTTTGCAGCCGATCCGATGATCAGCAAACTGCGAGCTCTCACTCAAGAGTTAAAGGATATTGGTGATGAAATACGCGCAGATGATATTCAATCAAAGCTCAAGGCAAGCAAAGATCAGGGCATTCGTTCACTGCGCGACAAGCAAGATATATTTACAGATGGCGGTAACACAGTCAGCATCGGTAAGCATGCATTTAGCGTTAATAAGCAGCTTTTAGATTTAACATTACTGCCGCGCGATGAGCAGTTAATGCTGCATTTAACAGGGACCGATTATTTTGAGCCAATAACCGATGAGGCAAGTGTTAAAACCTTAGCGCAAAGCCGCCATTTATGGCAGCAAGTATTGGTTTCTGAAAATACGGATATTTACCGTGGTGAATACCTTGCAGCGCAAATTTTATTAGCATGCGAAAATAGTGAACACCCACTTACTTTTGCAAAGCTACAGCAAGCAAAAAACGAAAATACATTATTAAACACAGTGCAAAAATTTGCAGAGCCCCGTTATCAAGAAGGCTACGAAAAAGGCATACATGATCACGATGCAACGGCAATTATTGACTCATTACTTAATCAAAAAAATACCCTTGATTTACTTATTTATCCTGTAAGTTGCAGAGTTGCAGCCCAACTTTATAGCGCTCAGCTATCGTCAGAGCAGTTATCTACTTTTTATTACCAAGCAAAAAACGCACTGTTAATGGAACAGCATTTTGGTGCAATTAGTTTTACTACATCTTTAAGCACCCAGCTTGGCGACTTTATTGCTGAGTTTTTAAAATCAATCCCTAAGCTATGTAAGCACTTTAGTGATTTATCAAGTGAGTTAAGCGCCGCCTATTTAGTTAAACAACTCGCACAACAAAGCAGTGCTGATGAGCATCTATTTATTATTTCACAGCAAGCAAAAAATCTTGCTGTGCAGTTTACCAGTGATGCAAATAGCAAAGGCTATAACAGCGAGCTAACAAAGGCTAACACCACAATAAACAGCACAGATGAGTGCGCATTACTTTATTTAAGCTGGCTGAATGCGTACAGCCTTCAGCACAGTAAAATAAGCACAGTAGTGCAAGCCGAAGCTGCTAATTACTTACATTTAAGCGCAACAACATCTTTTAAATATCGAGTATTAGATGTCACCCCTGATAACCTTGTAACAGGATTAATGGGCCAGCATAAACAAATTCAAGATCAAATATTACATGTTGATTACGCTGCATTTTACGCGCGTACCCGTGCGTATATTACACAGCAAGTACCTGCATTTGAGCAGTATCATACTTTACGTAGCGAAATTTTAGCACAGCAAAAAGAGCGTCTGCAGTTAGACGAATTTAAAGCACGCCCTTTAAGCTCATTTGTGCGAAATCAACTTATTAATAAAGTGTACTTTCCAATTATTGGCGATAACTTAGCCAAGCAAATTGGTTCTGCCGGAAAGAATAAGCGCACCGATTTAATGGGTATGCTATTGCTTATATCGCCCCCAGGCTATGGTAAAACTACCTTAGTTGAGTACGTTGCTAACCGCTTAGGTTTAACCTTTGTAAAAGTGAACTGCCCATCAATTGGGCACGATCAGGTATCCCTCGATCCTGCTCAAGCAATCAATGCAACGGCCGAAAAAGAGATTGCTAAAATTAATCAAAGTTTTGAAATGGGCAATAACGTCATGCTTTATTTAGACGACATTCAGCATACTAATCCTGAGTTTTTACAAAAGTTTATTTCATTATGTGACGGCTCTCGCCGAATTGACGGTGTTTGGAATGGTAAAAGCAAAACGTATGATTTACGTGGTAAAAAGTTTGCTGTTGTAATGGCTGGTAATCCTTACACTGAATCTGGAGAGAGTTTTAAAATACCTGATATGCTTGCTAACCGTGCTGATATTTATAATTTAGGTGACACGCTAGCGGGATGCGAGAAAGAGTTTGCAATGAGCTTTATTGAAAATGCTCTAACATCAAACACAGCACTTGCGCCGCTTGCAAATAGAAATATGGATGATTTATATAAATTTGTACGTATGTGCGAAGGCGAAGATATTCCATTAAACGAGCTTGAATACGGTTACTCACAAGCGGAAGCGAATGAGATAAAAGCGGTTATTAGTAAATTAATCACCATTAGAGATACTGTTTTAAAGGTAAATGCCCAATATATTGCCTCAGCAGCCCAAGATAACAATTACCGTACAGAGCCTGCCTTTAAGCTGCAAGGTAGTTACCGGAATATGAATAAAATGGCTGAAAAAGTGGTTGCAGCCATGAATGACGAAGAGCTAGAGAACTTAATTTGTGATCATTACCGTGGTGAAGCGCAAACACTGAGTAAAGGTTCAGAAGAAAACCTCCTTAAACTTGGTGAACTACGCGGTACTGTAACAGCGCAAGAACAAGCGCGGTTTGACAAAATTAAAAGTGATTTTGTAAGGCTAAATAAGCTCGATGGTGCAGGTAGCCCTGTGATGATGGCTGTTGAGCAAATGGGTTATTTACATGAGTCGTTAGAAGGCATTGCGAATAAATTAAGTAAGGGCAATTTAAGCTACGATTACAGTGAGTCGCTTGGCGCTATGAGTGAAAACCTCACTCATTTAGATAGCCATAATGGTTTAAATGCCCTCAACGAAACACTCAGTAATGGCTTCAATCATACGCCAGATAAAAATAGTTTTGCTCAACTAATTGAGGTTATTGAAAAGAGTAGTCATCAATCTCAATTGAGTGAACTTAATCAAACACTATGTGCTAACAACGCGAATCAAGCTATTGCGATGCTTGGTCAGCAATTAAATGAGCTGATTGCGCTAAACGATAATAAAGCTCAAATGAAAGCCTTAGTTCAGGCAATTACCGATAATAATGTGCAGCAACAATTAACTAAGTTAGTACAAGCGTGGTCTGGTAAGCAATAA
- a CDS encoding flotillin family protein has product MEFLDNLLPIFTFVGIAIAVIFAILLIVGKFYRKVEQGQALIINKMKSEPDVTTTGGIVYPVIHKMEIMDISTKRMVLERKDKGGLICKDNIRADIAITFYIRVNENKDDILRVAKQVGCARASEHDTLQELFEAKFSEALKTVGKRMDFVELFTHRNEFRDNIKEVIGQDLSGYTLEDVAIDYLEQTSIERLDPQNILDAEGIRRITEMTATQNVLTNQLKCDERAKVEIQNQEATEKSLEIERQKQDAMSRQVREIETVKAREYAEAEKVRHEERLKSEQARIQSEEAIGISEQNKQRELDIAEQNRLRVLGIEEEKVLRSREIEVIERERETEILRINKEKALEVERKEIADVVRDRVIVEKSVAEEKERIKDVQVLAGAEREKDAIIIRAKAEAEEAFVKDIESAKAHEQAAEYKARELETMANAELRIANQQAESKKILAQARQVETAAQGLAEADIITAKAQANAMQGEVDAKVLRQKLEAQAQGNREIGLSQAQVQTAMADANEKQGEVEAINLERKMRAEAKGLEEKLQALNAMDQDARDYESFTLQLNQQKELVMAKIAASKDIAEHQAHVMSKALGEADINIMGGDGQFFNQFMSAISLGKSIDGLVDESKIVQTVFKDHLNGDRNLIEDLKGVLAGANGSAETMKNFNMSKLLKQLSNTTAAEKSQLLSMLGGNMNSVLDEKIKLDPQD; this is encoded by the coding sequence ATGGAATTTTTAGATAACTTACTGCCTATATTCACGTTTGTAGGTATAGCGATAGCGGTCATTTTTGCTATTTTGTTAATTGTTGGCAAGTTTTATCGCAAAGTTGAGCAAGGCCAAGCACTCATTATAAATAAAATGAAAAGCGAACCTGATGTAACAACAACAGGGGGAATTGTTTACCCTGTTATCCATAAAATGGAAATCATGGATATTTCAACTAAGCGCATGGTACTAGAGCGAAAAGATAAAGGAGGATTGATTTGTAAAGATAATATACGTGCCGACATCGCCATCACTTTTTATATTCGCGTTAATGAAAACAAAGACGATATTTTACGTGTTGCAAAACAAGTAGGTTGTGCACGTGCCTCTGAACACGACACTCTACAAGAGTTATTTGAAGCAAAGTTTTCAGAAGCCCTTAAAACCGTTGGTAAGCGCATGGATTTTGTTGAGCTTTTTACTCACCGAAATGAGTTCAGAGACAATATTAAAGAAGTGATAGGTCAAGATTTATCAGGCTATACCCTGGAAGATGTGGCAATAGATTATTTAGAGCAAACTTCAATTGAAAGATTGGATCCACAAAACATCCTTGATGCTGAAGGTATTCGCCGCATTACCGAAATGACAGCCACACAAAATGTATTAACTAACCAGTTAAAATGTGATGAACGAGCTAAAGTAGAAATTCAAAATCAAGAAGCGACTGAAAAGTCACTTGAAATAGAGCGTCAAAAACAAGATGCAATGTCACGTCAAGTACGTGAAATAGAAACTGTAAAAGCGCGTGAGTACGCCGAAGCTGAAAAAGTACGTCACGAAGAACGCCTAAAATCAGAGCAGGCGCGTATCCAATCAGAAGAAGCGATTGGTATTAGTGAACAAAATAAGCAGCGAGAACTAGATATTGCTGAGCAAAACCGATTACGTGTTTTAGGTATTGAAGAAGAAAAAGTATTACGCTCTCGTGAAATAGAAGTGATAGAGCGAGAAAGAGAAACTGAAATTTTACGAATCAACAAAGAAAAGGCTCTTGAAGTAGAGCGCAAAGAAATTGCTGATGTTGTGCGTGACCGCGTGATTGTTGAAAAATCAGTAGCTGAAGAAAAAGAACGTATTAAAGACGTACAGGTATTAGCTGGTGCTGAACGTGAAAAAGACGCGATTATTATCCGTGCAAAAGCTGAGGCTGAAGAAGCCTTTGTAAAAGATATTGAATCAGCTAAAGCACATGAACAAGCTGCAGAATACAAAGCGCGCGAGCTAGAAACAATGGCTAATGCAGAGCTTCGTATTGCAAATCAACAGGCCGAATCGAAGAAAATACTTGCTCAAGCTAGACAAGTAGAAACGGCAGCCCAAGGACTTGCTGAAGCCGACATTATAACAGCCAAAGCACAGGCAAACGCAATGCAAGGTGAAGTTGACGCTAAAGTACTTCGCCAAAAGTTAGAAGCTCAAGCGCAAGGTAACCGTGAAATTGGCTTATCTCAAGCGCAAGTACAAACAGCAATGGCTGATGCGAATGAAAAACAAGGTGAAGTTGAAGCCATTAACCTTGAACGTAAAATGCGAGCAGAAGCTAAAGGTCTTGAAGAAAAATTACAGGCGCTTAATGCAATGGATCAAGATGCACGTGACTACGAAAGCTTTACGCTGCAGCTTAATCAGCAAAAAGAATTAGTTATGGCAAAAATAGCAGCGAGTAAAGATATTGCAGAGCATCAAGCTCATGTTATGAGTAAAGCGTTGGGCGAAGCCGATATTAATATTATGGGCGGCGATGGTCAGTTCTTTAATCAGTTTATGAGTGCAATTAGCCTAGGTAAATCTATCGATGGTTTAGTTGATGAAAGTAAAATAGTACAAACCGTATTTAAAGATCACCTAAATGGTGACCGTAATTTAATTGAAGACTTAAAAGGTGTATTAGCGGGGGCAAATGGCTCAGCTGAAACCATGAAAAACTTTAATATGAGTAAGCTATTAAAGCAATTAAGTAACACAACTGCTGCAGAAAAAAGCCAATTACTAAGTATGCTTGGGGGGAATATGAATAGCGTGCTGGATGAGAAAATAAAACTCGACCCACAGGACTAA